One Argentina anserina chromosome 6, drPotAnse1.1, whole genome shotgun sequence genomic window, tgaaacaaccggccccgcaaatacccccgaccaattactcgtccggtgagaagatcctgaaatatcacatacataggaaaaaaggtcacatagcactgagcgtcagcgttcagttggggaacagatatcaaatggtGAGATAGAGCAGGTACATAaagtacattgtgaagctctatggtaggagtaatacgaacagacCCTGTCCCTACCACGGGAAATgactcaccattagcattagtaacatagggtacgggtggaggggataatatggtaaaataagatttgtcataagtcatatgatcagacgcaccagaatcaataatccatgtatcagaactaccagagtgagaaatattaaaagccataccaattaaAGAAGAATCGGTCTttggtgcacttgcactgacaGTGAGGATGCACAGACAAGGAAAAAGACAAATGATTCTTgccggaccgggtcgggtcggatggaccgggtcgggtcaggtggaccgggtcgggtcgggtggaccaggtcgggtcgggtggaccgggtcgggtcgggtggaccgggtcgggtcgggtggaccgggtcgggtcggatggatcgggtcgggtcggatggaccgggtcgggtagGCGGTCCGGGTCGGATTggcggaccgggtcgggtcgagagCGGGCCGGATCGAgagcgggccgggtcgggtcggattgAGAGATAAATGTAGGGTTTCTGAAGGAAAATTTCGGGAAAGATTTCGgagagaggagaaagagaTGGAGGTGCAGAGCAGAGAGAAAGGGACAGCGGCGGCTCCGAGCTAGGGTGAATAAATCGGCGTCTCGGAGATGAGAAGCACCGGAGGGCGTCTCGGAGATGAGGGACCACCGGAGGGAGGGACCACCGGAGGGCGTCTTGGAGATGAGGAGCAGTGAATCGGCGGGATCGGCGGGTCGATTCGGAGATGAGGTTGTGGAGAATGAGTTTGATAAGAATAGCAGTGAGGTTGAGGAGCCGAAAGAAGCAGAGGTGGTGGTTGTGGGTGATGTGGATAACGGCGCTCGTCGGTGGGTCGTCTGTGTCGAAGAGAACGGCGCTCGTCGAGGAGAACGGCGCTCGTCGAGGAGGTGAGGTTGCAGCAGCGGGAGCGACGAGGAAGACGGCAACGTGTTGACTTCTGGAGGACGACGCCGGGAACAAAAAACACAGTCGGTTATTCCGACTAATTACCGGAAGCTCCAAACACCAAAAACAGGTAAAACAGAGcacggctctgataccaactggaATTAATTGGATATATAACTTGATTATTTCTTCATACACATATCAacctatatatactaatctacGAATTCACTTTCCGGGATTCACTCCGTAAAACACGGATCATGTTTCCCGCCACTATACATGCCAACAGTTTCTACAATACAAGTTGCCCAAACGCTGACGCCATTGTGAAGCAGACAATCATTAAAAAACTCGATGAAACTTTCACAACAACCCCAGCTACTCTACGGTTGTTTTTTCATGACTGTTTCGTCGAGGTAATTAGTAATAATTCTGGTTGTTCTACTTCTAAAGTTCGTGCGTTCAAACTCAAAATCCATGTCATATATGTAATAATCGTTAACTCGTTTTCTTGGTTGATTAATTTCTGAACACGGATGCGATTCCTCTTTCATGATACAAACACCAAGCGGGGACAACGAGAGGGATGCGCCTGATAATCGATCTTTCATTGGCCGGAGATGGTTTTGACACCATCATCAGGGCTAAGATAGCCGTCGAAGCGCAATGCCCCGGCGTCGTTTCTTGTGCTGACATTTTGACTATTGCTACCCGCGATGTTGTACTTCTTGCAAGTCATATATGAGTGTAAACCCACTAAGAGTTCTTATAGATTGATTGGTTAATTAACTCGCAGTGATAATCTTCCAATGCATGTCTTTAACTAATAAGTGAAATTCTTTGTTTACATGCGTAGAGTACGGTGGAGGTCCGGATGGGACGTCGCGATGGACTAATCTCGAAGGCCTCAAGGGTCCACGGGAACTTGCCGGATCCAGATATGGATCTTCAAAAACTCAACACCTTGTTTGCCAAACACAACCACCCAGACCGACGTCATTGCATTATCAGGAGCACACACACTAGGGTTAACACTCGGGAAAACGTTTTCGCACTGCGATCGCTTCGCCAACCGCATTTACACGTTCAAGTTACCCTCCGGCATTGACCCGACGATGAATCCCGACAACTCCGCGCACCTGAAAGAAGCGCCCTCCTGGTGGGGACCCCAGCATTGCCATCGAATTGGACATTCAAACCCCACGAACATTTGACAAGAAGTATTTCCAGAACGTGGTTGCAGGGAAGGGCTTGTTGACATCGGATAATCGACGGTCGAGAACTTCGCTAACAACCCCGAGGAGTTTAACAAAGCCTTCGTCACTGCCACGACGAAGCTCGGCAGGGTCGGCGTTAAGACTGGTAATCAAGGGGAGATTAGGATGGATTGCACGGTCTTCAATCAGGGGGAGCAGAGCAAGGATTTATAACTTGGGAAGGTCGCATTTTGGCACGAGCAAATTTTACCGTCTAAAAAGAGGGAGACGGGCATTGGTTAAATCGTTTCATGTGCGATTCATCTACAACTATGTTAGTATGTAGGACACTAGAATGTCTCATTTTATCTACAAATTTATTCAAGTTTTGTTCAATATGCATAAGATCTCAGAGCAAATATTCTTATGGAAAATGAAATtgtttgaactctttttaCTCCAGTTAATAGATCGATCGAGTAGCAACTCAAGTGGATCAATATGTTGGTtcataagtttttattttattttaaagatCAAACGCATAATGAGTTTTAGGGACGATTTTTTAGTCACTTAGAAATGAAAATGTTAAAAATGGAGAGTGTACGTGGATTGTAAAATAGAATGTACGAAGGTTTCATTCCaaagaaaaaatgatgatACGTATTATAATAATTACAAATCTGTACATTGCTAACAATGCTAGTTCATTAGTCATATCCAGGCAATTCCGTCAAGATATATCTTCTTTAATTGGAGAAAGAATATACACGAATCGAATGTGATTGctaaaagattttttttttttgtgttgtttAAAACAGTAATGCTTCTTCCCCGCACGCCATTAgaaaatgtcaaatttgaaCATCTCCTTGGATATGTGCTTTGCGTTTGAAGGACGGGATTAACTGATCAAGGGGATTTGTTACTTGGTCGTTTTCATATCAATTGTCAAAGCACAAGTAATGACTAACGATGAGCTGTATTTAGGTTGGCTAAGCGTTCCTATTTGTCACAAAGATGTAAGAGTCACTATAAGACTACGAGGAAGCAACAATCAGTCATACTTCATAGAATGACAGCAAAAATTGCCATGAAATTAAAGGAGTCTTTTTGCATACATATGTTACTGGGATATATACATATGGCTCCGACTCTCAACTCTACAAGACAGTGACCACCCAACACCCCACAACAACAGCGCTATAATATTGGGGTGTGGTTACATGCAACCTACTAAAACGTACACATATCAAATTCTTAAGCACCAAGAATGAATGCATGACTACATCAATCTTTTAACAGATATGGTAAGTTTTAGGGGTCACAAGCACCATCGTCTTCATCCCTTGTATATATTCACTAACAGTCACCATGGgctgagagagaagagaagatcGAGAGGGATATAGCAAAATGGAGGTATGGAGAGGCTTGCTGGCGCTTTCGGGTTtgtttttgatgatgattgataTGCAAGGGAGGGCATCAGAAGCACGTTTAGTAGAAAACTTCTATAGCTCTGGTTGTCCAAATGTGGAGTCCATAGTGAAGCAGGCAGTCTTTAATAAACTCAGCCAAAGCCTCAACAATTCCGGGTACTCTGCGACTGTTTTTCCATGACTGCTTCATTGAGGTAGGAAACTTTGCTAGCTGCGGTCCATACATAGTAGCATTTCATCAGAGTTTGTTACCTATTGACAGGACAGTGCACAATGTGCTCATGTAACACATTCTTTGGCTGCAGGGATGCGATGCCTCGATAATGATTGCTTCACCAAATGGGGATGCAGAGAAGGATTATTCAGATAATCTTTCTTTAGCCGGAGATGGATTTGACACCGTAATCAAGGCTAAGGAGGCAGTTGAATCACAATGCCCTGGTGTCGTCTCTTGTGCTGACATTCTGGCGCTTGCTGCCCGAGATGTTGTAGTCCTAGTAAGTCTTAACTCATCAGTTTCCCCAGTCTGAAAGCTAATGGAAAAACGTACTAATCAAAGTTTCTGTGCAGGCTGGAGGCCCTGCATTTAACGTAGAATTGGGGCGTGGAGATGAACTTGTCTCAAAAGCCTCTCGGGTCCCTGGAAAGTTGCCTGAACCATCTTTCAATCTGAAGCAACTCAATACCATGTTTGCCAAACACAACCTTTCCCAAACTGATGTTATTGCACTGTCTGGAGAACATACACTAGGCTTCTCGCACTGCAGCCGCTTTGCAAGTCGTTTGTACTCATTTTCAAACTCCTCCGGGAAAGACTGTACTACTTTCAATCATGATCATGTCGATAGATAACGGGAATccatcttctttcttctttttcttttgatgcTGGAATGAATAATTCTGGAAATAATGTACTGGCCAAAAGCACACACTTCGTATAGTAGAAATGATCATATAATAGTGTCTTCAAAGAAGAATTCATCTCCCACAAATATGTTCTGATCACACCCACAGTCATGTTCATGATACAAAACAAAAGGCTATTAACTCCAGTACTCTTAAAATACCAAGTCAACAGTCAACAGTCAGCATGAACTGTCTTCAAGACTTAAAAGCAAACCACATATCTCCTATCTCCGCAAGAATATCATTAAAACAACTGGAGGAAAATATCTGAAGAACTAAAAACAGATTTTTCAGACAAAAAATGCGAAttatttcttctctcttcagAAATGGACTGTGGACACAATGAATATCACAAACAAAAGTTTCAAAGACAATCGGATctccaaattcaatacaatAATAGATCTTCATTCTGTTTTCCAATCAAACAATATAAGACTTGAATGACAACCGTACACAACTACAAGCACTAAGACCCCAAGGGAAGGAAAAAATTTGGTGTCTGTTTCAGTGTTTCTGATCCTCGGTAGACTGGAGTGTTAACCTCCATCATGCttgatatatgttgatgagCCACGAATAAATTCTTAGTATACAAACAACTTGGACAAAATACTCCAGTTTGAAGGTGACATGGAGAAATCAAGGAATTTCTTGATGCTCTCATTCAATCATGAGAGCCCAGATGAACGGGACTTGCCATACAGATTGGTATATACGATTCTAGTCCGATGTACCAGAATCATGCTCAAAAGAAATGCAATAACACAGAACAAGGACATAATTACCGAAGTAAGAAAAAAGCATACCACACCATGACACTTTGGTGCATCCTGTCCGAGCATCCCTTGGAAAATTGATCCTGGAATCTGATGCAGGAGATGAGGCTGATGAGCTTGCTTCTCTGCTTCACGGTCATATATACTGCTAGCAATCAAACCAGAGAAAACTAAACTACCAGCAGGGTTTGCTAATGTGAGAAAATTGTATAAAGCCCCAAACTTTTTCAAGCCAAACAATTCAGAGGCAGCAGCTGGCACAATTGCCCAATGAGCCCCATATCCTAGCCCAATCAAGATGGTTGCAATGTGCATCGCTCCAGGCCATCCAAAAGCAATGAAGAGATGCCCAACTGCCATTATGAGTTGTGCCACAGCCATTGCTACTGGTCTCGGATAAGCATAGTCCCTATTAAACATACAGTGAAGAAACATGTATCAGATTTCAGAAGTCATTAAAACGATTTAAAATCCAGATGTGAACATAATTATTGTATACCTCACAATAATCTCTGAGAAGAAACCACCACCAACACGACCAAGAAAGTTCCAAATACTGATCATGGAGACAAAAATATGTGTATTATCATATCCTAGAGACTGGCTCATCTGGCCAAGGTTATCAATCACTGTCAAACCAGATCCAGAACCCAACAGAAGTGAGAAAAATATAAGCCAGAAGTCTGCTTTGATCAAAGCTTGTGTCAAGGTGAAGTCTTCTCCTCTGTGTGGACCCCTCCTCCTCTTCACCCTGACTGCTCCTTCTGCAGCTGCTTGGAATAGTTTCGTCTGCAATTGGGCAATTCGTTTTTGCCTTTCCAATGCGGGAAGCAAGTCCACTTCTTTGGGCTTCTCATCTTCCACTTCACTGAATATTACCTCAGTAGTGTCTGCTTCAGATTTGCCTGCTTCTTGTTTCAGTGTAGCAGACAGGAGTGACTCCTCTTCTGGAATTCTCGGCTGTGAGTAGAAGAAACTAAGCGAAATAGGAATCACAATGGGAACCAAGAGGAGGATAAACAAGACCAATGTAAAAACAATGATCACGGAGTGGCTCAAATCAACTAGATCCTCAACTATCATGACCCCCATCAAGTAAGCAGCTAACAGTAGGCACACACTGTAGATAAATGTGAAGCTCATGTCATCAGTTGGACGGACTTGTTTGTGACCTCCAACTGGTCTGACAATAAACATTAAAGCAATAATGACCATTGCTGGACCAACTGCAACCATGAAAATCAGAGATGCATGATCTGGGGATTGAATTATTGCATATATCTGAGTCATAATTGCGCCACCCAAGCCGGCAAAGCCCTTGAGAATTCCAACCACAGGACCCCGACTTTTTGGGAAGTTTTGGACACAAGAAACAAGAGCAGCAGTATTGAAGTAGGTTTCACCATTTGTTCCCACAAATATAAGAATGCACATCTGCAAGTTGTAATCGAAATATCAAACCAAGCAGGATGACAATAAGTATGAGTAAATGTCTTCATGTCTAAATAGAACACATGAGCAACACTTTGAATTGCTCTGTTTAAACTGTTACCACTATTTGTAATATTCATGGCCAGCATTTTCTATCAAAAGGATCGTTTTAATCGAAAACTACAGAGAACTAGTGACCTCCTGttgaaatgaccaattctgGTCTCTTACAGACCAATCACAATTAAAACAGCAATGCACAAGCAATTCTATATCTTGGTAGCaagtacaaatcaaaatctcaGAGAAATTAGATAGAAAAATACACAAGTTGGAATTTATGCAAAGTAGAAGAGAATTGCAGAATTGCTGACAGCTAGACTCCTTTCTAAACCaaagcaaaaaaaacaaagatccAAACATACCCTCAAAAAGATCTACATATTTGATTCTCCAGGTTCCAAGTTTTGCATGTGAGcacttgaaagttgaaactaaCAAATTTCCACAGGTCAAGGCCAAAGGTTCTTCCTTTATCCTAGAGCCAATATTACATTAAACTCTGCTCATCAACTCAAACCATATTGACTTCCTCACAAACAATCAAtacaatcaaacaaaaaaggCTTGATCCACAAGTATCAAAGTACTCCACTATCACAGAAACACACCAAACTACTCTACCATTCAATAAACAAGATCAAAgactaaaagaaaaaaaaactattatttgaagaagaaaagaagaaaataagtaAAGTGAGAGACTTTGGAATACTCACAGCCCAGAGAGGCAGAGGTGGAGCTCTACCAGTGACAATCAGCCAAACCCAGCCATACCCTACAAAGTTCTGCAAAGCACCAACAAGCAAAGCAGCCCACAAAGGCAAAACCTCACACAAGGTCCCAGCCAGAAACCCAACACTGTCCCCAAGGTCCTTAGCCACCCCAAGCCTCGCAATCTGCCTCTGATTATAGTTCAAGGAGCTCTTGATCACTGGTGATATGCTCCCAAACAAGTACCCAATTCCAGCACAGGACTGCATCCACATTGCCGCCACAAAAACCAGCCATCTGTTGCTGAAAAACGACTTCAACTTCTCCATCCCCACGATTACAACTACAGAAAATCTCTATTTGGATTAATCTGAGACTGTTTTTTCTtggaatttgggagttttttCTGATAAAGGTTTGatcttttttgtttggttttgtttttgtgtgtATTATGAAGCAGAAGATATGGACTAGTACTAGTAATGGTGAGCAAAGGGTAAGGCAGGCTGAGGATGATGGTGATGTGCTGGATTGGGTCACCGATTCTGAACAAGTGACGGGTTTTTATATACATCTTCTAAATAAAGCCGCATTTGGTGTCAGTCTACACGTCGTACTTATAAACAGAAATATGCAGTGACCATGGTCGTTACTGTTTCCATAAGCATCTTTATGCTATTTCAAGATCCAAGATTTTGTTtcgatatttaaaaaaaatggagcTTCTTTTTATATAAAAAGTTATAATTTGTCTTCAGATAAGCTCACTGAAGTgaggaaaaacaaaatattacGAGAAAATGTGCTCTTTACGGGCTACGGCAAAAGTAGTTTTGCTGTCACAAACCTTTTGTTATGTCTATGGTAGTTGTACTATGATAGGTCCACTTTGAAACTCATATTGATTTCTTGTTCTGATCTTAAATGTTGACCAATAATTACATAAAAACTAATCAAACATGAAAGTGAGTTATCAAATCCAGCTTAGCAATAGGCTATCCTTCTCTATGATCTGTCCTGGATTCGTTGCACTAATTTTGCGTCCCAAAAGTCCTGTCATTCCTATCATCTAGCTAATGGTATCACAATTTGGGTTTCGGCATCTTAATCGTATTAAACCTTGGTGAAAGAATAACACAACATTATTGTAATCGAGTTGATGATATAATTGAAAGTATAGAGTTTGTCATTTTAGCATTAAGTGCATAAAATAAGCCACGAGGAACATGAGGTCGGCGGCCTTTACCTTGTAAACAAATGAGAAATGGCCCAGGAAGAAGAAAGACATAGATCGTAGATGTCCCTTGCATAATTTGATTCCAAGGGTCATGTGGTTTCAGATCACTCCACCCCATTTTTTTAGTGTGCAATTTTGCAAATTCATATCCTTCTTTACGGTGTTAAATAATTTTCGTTCGTGCTGTCCTTCTCCTccatattaaaaaaatgtcaCGTCCACATTTTCCATAGATAGACCAGCTACCTAATTGAATAGTGATATGGTTTTTTGTGTAGCTAAACACCAGAGAAGTCGATATGTCCGAGTGGTTAAGGAGACAGACTTGAAATCTGTTGGGCTTCGCCCGCGCAGGTTCGAACCCTGCTGTCGACgttccttttccttttgtaCCCTCTTGGGGTTTTATGCTTAGTTAGATATCTTGAAAGTCTGTTGGGCTTGTAGACAAGGATTTATACTGATCTGTGTTAATGTAATATTGTAATGTATTGTTTTCTTGGCCTTTTTATGCTTTGGTTGAGCTCTCAAGCAACTGAAAAGTGTCTTatcaatgaaaagatagagaTGGAAATGGGGGAAGAAAGAGATTTTTAGTGTTGGATGAATAGTTAAAGAACAGGTACTCCTTCTCTCTATAATGCCTTGGCTAGTAGTAGAAGGAAGCACCTTTGATACCATGAATCACAATTTATTACCAAAGGGTGTTCTGTTCGTGTGCATAGCTGTTTGTTTAGTGGGAAGCTTCCTCATGTTGCATGTGAATAAGAATAGCTTGCTTCTGTAACCTTTGCCTTTTTCCTAGTCATCAATCCCTTGTCTCTTCCTCCCCAAAGGCAATTAGTACCCAACTTTCTGATTTAGTGCATTTCCTTTCATCTTTCTTTGTCCATACCAACCAATCCGTATCTCCCTCATTGGCCATTATATGGCAGATCAGATCAGACCACATTTGAAGTTTGAGAGAGTATTAGTGCAGGAAGGCGAGTATCAGAGATGTCGGATTGGGGGCCAGTTTTCATAGCAGTAGTGCTATTCATACTTTTGACTCCAGGATTGCTGATTCAGATACCTGGGAAAAGCCGGTTTGTCGAGTTTGGCAATTTTCAGACTAGTGGAGTTTCAATTCTGGTTCATTCCGTCATCTACTTTACTCTCATCTGTATCTTCTTGTTGGCTATAGGAGTCCACATGTATGTTGGTTCTTAACTTGTACCAGTACCAAATTGTGAACTCAGGATTTGATTGTCTCATATACCATTTGCAACATATATCAACTTGATTTGTCATGTACtttatgttgttttgtttttcaatgatCTTTACTGCTAAAAACTGAActtgcccccccccccctttctGAGTTCTAAATTGCATAATtgcacattcattctaatatCCTATTCATTCTAATATCCTATTCAGATGATAAGGTAAAGATTTTAGATTATTCACAGTTCAGAATGTTCactctatatataatttgatggACCTGGAGGGGTCGAATTTTATCTGGGAACAAGAGTTCATTTCTAGTATATTTAATGTTTGATGGAATGAAAGAAATCATCTCTATAGTAACATGTATAGCTTGAGCAATAAGTGTGTGTATTGGTTACCAGGCATCTCTGATTTCAGTCTGGTAGTTCTAGAAATAAACTTCAAATTTTGTAGATTGAAATTTTGACATACATAGTTAACCAGAAGCAGCACAGGTAATGGTAATTGAAAATGCATGGGTAAACAGTTGAGTACAGAAGTTTGTACCAGAATCTTTTTAACTCTAATACAGTAGTAGAAAAAACACCAACCTTCATGAGAGTGATGAGACCCTCCCTTTTGCCCATGCTCTTGTATCCAAACTAaggacttgattttttttgcatACCCTTTTGCCTATATTGACAATTTAAGTTACCAGACAAACCAAAACTGTTTACACCGTTATATGCAGATAGGTACATAACAGActtcttcattcttttcaaaGCAGAATTTATGAAGGTGTAGAATACATAGATGATGTAGCACCACTGCATAACTAGTACATATGA contains:
- the LOC126800584 gene encoding protein NUCLEAR FUSION DEFECTIVE 4-like, with protein sequence MEKLKSFFSNRWLVFVAAMWMQSCAGIGYLFGSISPVIKSSLNYNQRQIARLGVAKDLGDSVGFLAGTLCEVLPLWAALLVGALQNFVGYGWVWLIVTGRAPPLPLWAMCILIFVGTNGETYFNTAALVSCVQNFPKSRGPVVGILKGFAGLGGAIMTQIYAIIQSPDHASLIFMVAVGPAMVIIALMFIVRPVGGHKQVRPTDDMSFTFIYSVCLLLAAYLMGVMIVEDLVDLSHSVIIVFTLVLFILLLVPIVIPISLSFFYSQPRIPEEESLLSATLKQEAGKSEADTTEVIFSEVEDEKPKEVDLLPALERQKRIAQLQTKLFQAAAEGAVRVKRRRGPHRGEDFTLTQALIKADFWLIFFSLLLGSGSGLTVIDNLGQMSQSLGYDNTHIFVSMISIWNFLGRVGGGFFSEIIVRDYAYPRPVAMAVAQLIMAVGHLFIAFGWPGAMHIATILIGLGYGAHWAIVPAAASELFGLKKFGALYNFLTLANPAGSLVFSGLIASSIYDREAEKQAHQPHLLHQIPGSIFQGMLGQDAPKCHGVVCFFLTSVIMSLFCVIAFLLSMILVHRTRIVYTNLYGKSRSSGLS
- the LOC126800603 gene encoding LOW QUALITY PROTEIN: peroxidase 55-like (The sequence of the model RefSeq protein was modified relative to this genomic sequence to represent the inferred CDS: inserted 2 bases in 1 codon) codes for the protein MEVWRGLLALSGLFLMMIDMQGRASEARLVENFYSSGCPNVESIVKQAVFNKLSQSXSTIPGTLRLFFHDCFIEGCDASIMIASPNGDAEKDYSDNLSLAGDGFDTVIKAKEAVESQCPGVVSCADILALAARDVVVLAGGPAFNVELGRGDELVSKASRVPGKLPEPSFNLKQLNTMFAKHNLSQTDVIALSGEHTLGFSHCSRFASRLYSFSNSSGKDCTTFNHDHVDR
- the LOC126800613 gene encoding uncharacterized protein LOC126800613, which codes for MSDWGPVFIAVVLFILLTPGLLIQIPGKSRFVEFGNFQTSGVSILVHSVIYFTLICIFLLAIGVHMYNLFNSNTEMADWGPVLIGVVLFILLQPGLLFSLPGNGKQVEFGSMKTNGKAIAIHTLIFFALYAILILAVHVHIYTG